Proteins encoded in a region of the Coffea eugenioides isolate CCC68of chromosome 4, Ceug_1.0, whole genome shotgun sequence genome:
- the LOC113767762 gene encoding 40S ribosomal protein S19-3-like: MESARTVKDVFPQEFVKAYAAHLKRSGKIELPPWTDIVKTGTLKELAPYDPDWYYIRAASMARKIYLRGGLGVGAFRRIYGGSKRNGSRPPHFGKSSGSVARHILQQLQAMKLVDHDPKGGRRITSNGQRDLDQVAGRIAVAH; encoded by the exons ATGGAGTCGGCGAGGACCGTGAAAGATGTTTTTCCTCAAGAGTTCGTCAAGGCTTACGCCGCTCACCTCAAGCGATCCGGCAAG ATTGAGCTTCCACCTTGGACTGATATTGTGAAGACTGGTACACTTAAAGAGCTTGCACCTTATGACCCTGATTGGTACTACATTAGAGCTg CTTCTATGGCAAGGAAAATCTATCTGCGGGGAGGTCTTGGTGTTGGTGCCTTTCGCAGGATTTATGGTGGTAGCAAGAGGAATGGCAGTCGTCCACCCCATTTTGGGAAGAGCAGTGGTTCTGTAGCTCGTCACATTCTTCAACAATTGCAGGCCATGAAATTAGTTGACCATGATCCCAAGGG TGGAAGGAGAATCACATCGAATGGCCAGAGAGATCTTGATCAAGTTGCTGGAAGAATTGCTGTAGCTCATTAA